The following proteins are encoded in a genomic region of Macadamia integrifolia cultivar HAES 741 unplaced genomic scaffold, SCU_Mint_v3 scaffold_110A, whole genome shotgun sequence:
- the LOC122070796 gene encoding putative polyol transporter 2: MESSEIVTSLGPLVRYFEVSLLCLSFSATKMAESKAGNTNNAACGPPEMFKSPEKRPTNKYALGCATLASMTSVLLGYDIGVMSGAALFIKDDLHVTDTQIEILLGIINIYSLIGSAAAGRTSDWIGRRFTIVFAAVIFFVGALLMGLATNYAFLMVGRFVAGVGIGYALMIAPVYTAEVSPASCRGFLTSFPEVFINAGILLGYVSNFAFAGLSQHLGWRLMLGVGALPAVFLGVGVLAMPESPRWLVMQGRLGDAIRVLDKTSDSKEEAQMRLADIKEAARIPPECTEEIVPVPERSKGEGVWKELLLHPTPAVRRVLIAGIGIHFFQQASGIDAVVLYSPRIFEKAGITNKDKKLGATVAVGFVKTVFILVATFFLDKFGRRPLLLCSVGGMILSLGFLGFGLTMVDSNPDEKLLWALVLCIVMVMAYVAFFSIGLGPITWVYSSEIFPLRLRAQGCSMGVAVNRVTSGVISMTFISLYKAITIGGSFFLFAGVALMAWAFFFTFLPETQGKHLEEMDDLFGLFNWRDSIHKKGSNRGGKEAKTTNGDVQLGNKA, encoded by the exons ATGGAGAGCTCAGAGATAGTAACTTCCTTGGGCCCCTTGGTTCGCTACTTTGAAGTCTCTCTcctctgtctctctttctctgcaaCAAAAATGGCAGAATCTAAAGCTGGTAATACCAATAATGCAGCTTGTGGACCACCGGAGATGTTTAAGTCGCCGGAAAAACGCCCTACCAACAAATATGCTCTTGGCTGCGCCACCTTAGCTTCCATGACTTCAGTTCTATTGGGCTATG ATATTGGCGTGATGAGTGGAGCAGCACTTTTCATCAAAGATGACCTCCATGTAACTGATACGCAAATCGAAATCCTACTTGGAATCATCAATATCTACTCTTTAATTGGATCAGCAGCGGCTGGAAGAACATCAGATTGGATCGGACGCCGCTTCACCATCGTCTTCGCCGCCGTAATCTTCTTCGTCGGAGCTTTATTGATGGGTCTCGCCACCAATTACGCCTTCCTCATGGTTGGACGTTTCGTGGCTGGTGTAGGCATTGGCTATGCTCTCATGATTGCCCCTGTCTATACGGCCGAGGTGTCACCCGCTTCGTGTCGAGGCTTCTTAACTTCCTTCCCGGAAGTTTTCATTAACGCCGGAATCTTACTGGGTTACGTCTCCAATTTCGCCTTCGCTGGGCTTTCGCAACACCTGGGCTGGCGTCTCATGCTCGGAGTCGGAGCACTTCCAGCGGTGTTCTTGGGAGTCGGTGTTCTCGCCATGCCTGAGTCACCGCGTTGGCTTGTTATGCAGGGTCGACTCGGAGACGCTATCCGAGTTCTTGACAAGACGTCTGATTCCAAAGAGGAGGCCCAGATGCGACTCGCCGACATCAAAGAAGCTGCGCGGATACCGCCGGAGTGTACAGAAGAGATCGTGCCGGTACCGGAACGGAGCAAAGGTGAAGGTGTATGGAAAGAGTTACTACTTCATCCTACACCGGCTGTGCGACGTGTCTTAATCGCAGGCATCGGTATTCATTTCTTCCAACAAGCTTCGGGGATTGATGCTGTGGTGTTGTACAGCCCACGGATCTTCGAGAAGGCCGGGATCACCAACAAGGACAAGAAGCTTGGAGCGACTGTAGCCGTTGGATTCGTGAAGACGGTCTTCATCTTGGTGGCCACCTTCTTCTTAGACAAGTTCGGACGGCGACCGTTGCTTTTGTGCAGCGTGGGAGGGATGATCCTATCATTGGGGTTTCTCGGGTTCGGGTTGACGATGGTGGATAGCAATCCGGATGAGAAACTGTTGTGGGCCCTAgtgttgtgtatagtgatggtGATGGCTTACGTGGCTTTTTTCTCGATAGGGTTGGGGCCCATCACGTGGGTGTACAGCTCGGAGATATTTCCTTTAAGGTTGAGAGCACAAGGCTGTAGCATGGGAGTGGCGGTGAACCGTGTCACGAGCGGCGTGATATCTATGACTTTTATATCTCTGTATAAGGCCATCACCATTGGTGGCAGCTTCTTCCTATTTGCAGGAGTAGCTTTGATGGCATGGGCTTTCTTCTTTACATTCTTGCCAGAGACACAAGGGAAGCATCTAGAAGAAATGGATGATCTGTTTGGCTTGTTTAACTGGAGAGATTCCATCCACAAGAAGGGCAGCAATAGAGGCGGCAAAGAGGCTAAGACCACTAATGGTGACGTCCAGTTGGGTAACAAGGCTTAG
- the LOC122070787 gene encoding uncharacterized protein LOC122070787 — translation MEASKFRLLSQPAAAALPWLKQQRRTSNTKCKRNGRFLQLKVVAMAKESSGSGSGDGIIEKVAIVGGLVSTPVIGWSLYTLKTTGCGLPPGPGGSIGALEGVSYLVVVGITAWSLYTKTKTGSGLPNGPYGLLGAVEGLSYLALLTIVVVFGLQFLEQGSLPGPVPVPGDQCFG, via the coding sequence ATGGAAGCATCAAAATTCCGGCTATTGTCGCAACCAGCTGCGGCAGCGCTACCGTGGCTGAAGCAGCAGCGGCGAACAAGTAACACAAAATGCAAGAGAAATGGACGGTTTTTGCAGCTTAAGGTGGTGGCTATGGCAAAAGAAAGTAGCGGAAGCGGCAGCGGCGATGGCATCATAGAGAAGGTAGCAATAGTGGGTGGGTTGGTGTCGACGCCGGTGATTGGGTGGTCACTCTACACACTTAAAACAACTGGGTGTGGCCTTCCTCCAGGCCCAGGGGGGTCAATAGGTGCACTAGAAGGTGTGAGCTACCTAGTGGTGGTGGGCATCACGGCTTGGTCTTTGTACACCAAGACTAAAACGGGTTCTGGTCTGCCTAATGGGCCTTATGGGCTTTTGGGAGCTGTGGAAGGGCTATCTTACTTGGCTTTGCTTACTATAGTAGTTGTGTTTGGGTTGCAGTTCTTGGAGCAGGGCTCTCTCCCAGGCCCAGTCCCAGTACCAGGAGATCAATGCTTTGGCTGA
- the LOC122070790 gene encoding mediator of RNA polymerase II transcription subunit 32-like, producing MDSTVDALSSAYQEFVAALAGVLEAKEASGVQETGATDAALENFKQRWELFRVACDQAEEFVESAKQRIGSECLVDEATGAVGGRTGQGISTGLPPISAVRLEQMSKAVRWLVIELQHGSGATSAHARSHSSVPFDTRFSEDAPQ from the coding sequence ATGGATAGCACTGTAGATGCTCTGAGCAGTGCATATCAGGAGTTTGTTGCTGCTTTAGCTGGTGTACTTGAAGCCAAGGAGGCTTCTGGTGTCCAGGAGACAGGAGCCACAGATGCTGCATTAGAGAACTTTAAGCAGCGATGGGAATTGTTTAGAGTAGCTTGTGATCAAGCAGAGGAGTTTGTGGAGTCTGCAAAGCAACGGATAGGCTCAGAATGCCTGGTGGATGAGGCAACTGGTGCAGTGGGAGGGAGGACTGGGCAGGGTATCAGTACTGGCCTTCCACCTATCAGTGCTGTTCGGTTGGAACAGATGAGTAAAGCAGTCAGGTGGCTTGTTATTGAACTGCAACATGGTTCTGGAGCTACCAGTGCTCATGCTCGTTCTCATTCTTCTGTTCCTTTTGACACCAGATTCTCGGAAGATGCTCCACAATAG